The Pedobacter frigiditerrae genomic sequence TTCTGGTATTTATTTTTGGAGATTTAGTCTTGGTTGATGCCGTTTCTTTATCACTGGCATCACTGGCATTTTTAGCATTTCTTAGAAATTCTCCATCTATGCCCTGAGCCTTTAAGGTAATTAACTTACTAGCTGTAACGTTTTTATAACCAGCACTTTTGATGTCTTTTATAAATGCTGCATCTACATTTAATGCTTTTAAGGGAATAATATCTTGCAAGCTTAAATTATCCAAACCTGCGTTTTTTAATGATGCAATATATTCTCCAGTAACTTTCATTGCGCAAAGCGGAATTAAATCATTTTTAGAGAATTTGGTATAACCTTGATTTCTTAGCATTTTCACAAAATCTTTATCCAATTTTACCATATAAAAAACCATCCCATCTTTTTCTTTATTCGCGGTTACACCTTCTTTTTCAAGGAAATTAAAGAAGCTATCATCTACTTTAAATTCGTAGTTGCCCATTCCTGCATTACCATCAAATTTTCCTGTAAACTGAATCGTTCCTGCATCTCTAGTTAATGAGAAAGTTCCTTTTTCTGTGGTTGGTAAATTTTTAAATTCTGACAATAAGAATTCGCTATTGCTGTAGTTGTTATTACTTTCCTCATCTTCGAAACGGATGTTAACTTTATCATTTTTTATCGTTGCAAACCAAGTTCCTTTATTTGAAATTTGAATAAATTTATTGTTGGTTTTTACTGTTTTTGTTATTGATTTTCCAAATGCCACTGGCTCGTTAAATAGAGAAACGCACACCAATAATAAGGGAACAATACATAGATATTTCCACGTAGAGTTAATATTTGATTTTTTTGAGTTCATCATTAGTAATCTTTTTTTAAGAATTGATTGATTGTAATTTGTTGTTAAACTTGCGGGAAAGTTTGGAGCCGAAACCTTTACCAAACTCATTTGATAACTTGTTGGTTCGATATCAGAATGCGAGAGCAATTCGCTGTCTGTTAAAAATTCAAGGTTATCTTCCATCGCTTTGCGATAAAACCAAGCGAAGGGATTAAACCACTGGAATATTAATGCCAATTCGGCTAAAATAATATCGTAGCTATGCCCTTGTTGAATATGGATTTTTTCGTGGAGGATAATTTGCTGATAAGTATCCCAATCGTATTTTTCAGGATTGATAAAGATGTTGTTGGCAAATGAGCATGGCGCCTGCTCACCAGAGAGTTCAACAATTCTAAACCTACCATCTTGAATAAATGGTTTCGAATAACTTTTGTACAATAAAACACAGAGCTGAAACAGAAAATTGATACCAAAAACTGCAACACCAAGCCAATAAACCCAAAATACTACGTCTAGTACTGAAACATCTTTAAAAAATGATTCTTTTAGGTTGCTTTCTTTGGAAGGACTTACTTGAACAGTTTGAGTTGTTTCTGGATTTACTGTTTGTTCTGAACCTTGGGTTGTTGTTTTAGGTTCAAAAATCGATATTTCTGTATTCGCTTTTCTAAATGACCATTGCTGTGGTACAGGAATTAAAGGCAAGCTAAAAGAGAGAAATAAACAGCCTAATAAAACAAATCTGTTTAATGGAAAGAAAGTTTCTTTCTGTAGCAGTATTTTATAAAACAGGAAACAGCCTGCTAAAATAAGCGCAACGTTTAAGGCATAGAAAATCATGGCTTTTTAGTTTTAATAAGGTTTACGATTTCTGTTAATTCATCTTCAGAAAGATTTTGCTCCTTAGCAAAAAAGGCAAGCATACGCGGATAAGAATTATCAAAGTACTGGCTTACCACATCCTTTAAAGCGTGTTTTTGATACTCTTCTCTACTAATTAAGGCGAAGTAGCAAAACATGTTACCAACTACATCATGTCCTAAAAACCCTTTTTCTTCTAGAATTTTTACCATTGTTGCAACACTGTTGTAATGTGGTTTTGGTTCTGGAAGCATCGGAATAATATCCCTGATAAATGCTTTTTCTACATCCCAAAATGCTTGCATAATTTGTTCTTCTCTTTTTGCTAGTTTTATCATCTCCATTAAATTATAAATCAAAAGTAATACTAATTAATTAATAACAATACTAATTGATTAGTAGATAAGTAACTTTTTAGTTACTCAATTTAAAAATGGCCTTTAGAGCAATTATATGGTAGTTTTAGATGAAGTAGGATTTGCGTTAACGATTGCAGCGGCATCCTTTTTGGCTTTCAATATATTCTATTCTCGAAGAATTGGCCAAAAAGATATAGCGGAAAGCGTGTTAAAACGCCCAAAATAAGTTTGCAGTTTGGAGTTGACAGTTGCCAAGTTCTTATGGGCTTTTACCTTAAAAATTAATATCTTTGCGCTTTAAGAATTAGACAAATTATGTTTGAAAATTTACAGGATAAGCTAGACAGGGCATTTAAAGTTTTAAAAGGACAGGGAAGTATCAGCGAAATTAACGTAGCTGAAACCATGAAAGAGATTAGAAAAGCTTTATTGGATGCCGACGTAAATTATAAAACAGCTAAAACCTTTACCGATGATGTAAAAGAAAAAGCATTAGGACAAAACGTACTTACGGCTGTTTCTCCAGGGCAATTGCTAACCAAAATCATGAACGATGAGTTGGCGGCTTTGATGGGCGGAGAAGTTACTGAGCTTGATTTAAAGAGCAATCCTACTGTTATATTAATTGCTGGTTTAAATGGTGCGGGTAAAACTACTTTTACCGGTAAGCTAGCTTTACACTTAAAAAGTAAAGGTAAAAAACCTATAATGGTTGCGGGTGATGTTTATCGCCCTGCGGCTGTTGACCAATTACAGATTTTAGGTGAACAAATTGGTGTTCCAGTTTATGCAAACACCACTTCTAAAGACCCTGTTGCTATTGCTTTAGAAGGTATTGCAGAAGGTAAGAAGAATAATAATAACGTAATCATTATAGATACTGCTGGTCGTTTATCTATCGACGAAAGTTTGATGAACGAAATTTCTGAAGTTAAGGCACAAACTAAACCTCACGAGATTTTATTTGTAGTAGATGCAATGACTGGTCAGGATGCGGTAAATACAGCAAAAGTGTTTAACGACCGTTTAGATTTCACTGGTGTTGTTTTAACAAAGTTAGATGGCGATACTCGTGGTGGTGCTGCTTTATCTATTAAATCTGTTGTAAACAAACCAATTAAATTTATTGGTACTGGCGAAAAGATGGAAGCACTTGATGTGTTCTATCCAGACAGGATGGCTTCTCGTATTTTAGGTATGGGTGATGTTGTTTCCTTAGTAGAGAGAGCACAACAACAGTTTGATGAGAAGGAAGCTGCCGAGTTACAAAAGAAAATCCGCAAGAATAAATTCGATTTCAACGATTTCTATAACCAGATTCAACAAATCAAGAAAATGGGTAACATGAAAGATTTGATGGGAATGATACCTGGTGTTGGTAAAATGATGAAAAACGTTGACATTGAAGATGATGCTTTTAAAAATGTTGAAGCGATTATCCAATCAATGACTCCTTTTGAAAAAGAAAACCCAGATAGTATTCAACAAAGCAGACGTATTCGTATTGCAAAGGGTTCTGGTAACAAAGTTGAAGAAGTAACTAAGTTAATTAAGCAATTTGAAGATATGCGTAAGGTAATGAAGCAGTTTTCAAATCCAGCAGCTGCTGCAAAAATGATGAAAAATATGCCTAAAATGCCGCAAGGTAGAATGTAGGAGTGAAGACCAAAGCTTAAAGACTAAAGTCCAAAGCGAATATATAATCCCGTTGCGAAAGTTTCGGGATTTTTTTATGGGGTTTACCACCTGAGTTTATCAATACCAAAATTCTAATTGTTAGCCCGTAGATAACCGCGAATTTCGTAGATAAAATATTAAGTTGAGAAATAAAACCAAATAATGAATATTCCCTTTGCGCTCTTCGCGTCTTTGTGGTTTATCTATATTTATTTCTAAAAAAGAAAAATCTCATCGTAATAATTAAAGAATTTTCCCTGTAGTTTCAATTTTAAAAAGGAATCTATAAATCTGTTTTGCTTTGCATACATTTAAAATTATGCTTGTAAAAACCTATGGAAGCGCCGTTTATGGCGTAGACGCTTTAACCATTACCATTGAAGTAAGTATCGTGAGTGGCACCAAATATTTTGTGGTTGGCTTGCCAGATAATGCTGTAAAAGAAAGTATGTTTCGAGTAGAAAGTGCTATTCGAACTTCGGGTTACCACATGCCCAGACAAAGGATTGTAGTTAACCTCGCACCGGCGGATATAAGAAAAGAGGGCTCGGCTTACGACTTACCAATTGCCATAGCCATATTAGCTGCATCAGGTCAAATAGAAATTGAAGATTTAGATAAATACTTTATCATGGGAGAGCTTTCTATGGATGGCGGACTGCAGAGCATAAAAGGTGCGTTACCCACTTCCATACAAGCTCGAAACGATAATTTCAAAGGTTTCATATTACCTAAGGTAAACTCTAGGGAAGCGGGCATTGTAAATAATGTTCTGGTTTATGGAATGGAAACGCTAAAAGAGGTTATTGACTTTTTTAATGGGAAAGAAAAGCCAGAACCAGTTGTGGTAGATACCCGTGAAGAATTCTTTAATCAGATTAATAGCTATGAGCAAGATTTTTCTGATGTAAAAGGACAAGAAAATATTAAAAGAGCATTAGAAATAGCCGCAGCAGGTGGTCACAATGTGATATTGATTGGTCCGC encodes the following:
- a CDS encoding M56 family metallopeptidase — encoded protein: MIFYALNVALILAGCFLFYKILLQKETFFPLNRFVLLGCLFLSFSLPLIPVPQQWSFRKANTEISIFEPKTTTQGSEQTVNPETTQTVQVSPSKESNLKESFFKDVSVLDVVFWVYWLGVAVFGINFLFQLCVLLYKSYSKPFIQDGRFRIVELSGEQAPCSFANNIFINPEKYDWDTYQQIILHEKIHIQQGHSYDIILAELALIFQWFNPFAWFYRKAMEDNLEFLTDSELLSHSDIEPTSYQMSLVKVSAPNFPASLTTNYNQSILKKRLLMMNSKKSNINSTWKYLCIVPLLLVCVSLFNEPVAFGKSITKTVKTNNKFIQISNKGTWFATIKNDKVNIRFEDEESNNNYSNSEFLLSEFKNLPTTEKGTFSLTRDAGTIQFTGKFDGNAGMGNYEFKVDDSFFNFLEKEGVTANKEKDGMVFYMVKLDKDFVKMLRNQGYTKFSKNDLIPLCAMKVTGEYIASLKNAGLDNLSLQDIIPLKALNVDAAFIKDIKSAGYKNVTASKLITLKAQGIDGEFLRNAKNASDASDKETASTKTKSPKINTRTDHKTSGEDDDDEELGMAIAKKALNITAEFVKTFTAAGFNFSDEELLAMKSLGVTPEYCKSFESLGLGKLGSEAFISMKALGLTAADYNEYKKLGFKNLTIENVVGAKATGTTPAYIAEMKKKGYNYTSINKYVEKKVVLGL
- a CDS encoding BlaI/MecI/CopY family transcriptional regulator translates to MIKLAKREEQIMQAFWDVEKAFIRDIIPMLPEPKPHYNSVATMVKILEEKGFLGHDVVGNMFCYFALISREEYQKHALKDVVSQYFDNSYPRMLAFFAKEQNLSEDELTEIVNLIKTKKP
- the ffh gene encoding signal recognition particle protein gives rise to the protein MFENLQDKLDRAFKVLKGQGSISEINVAETMKEIRKALLDADVNYKTAKTFTDDVKEKALGQNVLTAVSPGQLLTKIMNDELAALMGGEVTELDLKSNPTVILIAGLNGAGKTTFTGKLALHLKSKGKKPIMVAGDVYRPAAVDQLQILGEQIGVPVYANTTSKDPVAIALEGIAEGKKNNNNVIIIDTAGRLSIDESLMNEISEVKAQTKPHEILFVVDAMTGQDAVNTAKVFNDRLDFTGVVLTKLDGDTRGGAALSIKSVVNKPIKFIGTGEKMEALDVFYPDRMASRILGMGDVVSLVERAQQQFDEKEAAELQKKIRKNKFDFNDFYNQIQQIKKMGNMKDLMGMIPGVGKMMKNVDIEDDAFKNVEAIIQSMTPFEKENPDSIQQSRRIRIAKGSGNKVEEVTKLIKQFEDMRKVMKQFSNPAAAAKMMKNMPKMPQGRM